A single region of the Sulfitobacter geojensis genome encodes:
- a CDS encoding ABC transporter ATP-binding protein: MLDQTNTGPIAQIQGLRVEFQTKDGPVVGVEDVSFDINPGETVCVVGESGSGKSVSSLSLMRLVEYGGGEIAGGRLLFDRDGKDQIDLAQTSGPDMRRIRGNEIGMIFQEPMTALNPVFTVGRQLTEGLRLHKGMSKRQAESRALELMNQVRIPEPERRLKQYPHELSGGMRQRVVIAMALACEPKLLIADEPTTALDVTIQAEILALMDRLKRETGTAVMFITHDMAVVAQMADRVVVMFRGNKVEEGTVEEIFENPQHAYTKALLAAVPKLGEMTGKAFPEPMKLLGSEDKPIVPIEGSEEVLLTVKNLTTRFPVKGGFFRRTVANVHAVEDLSFTINKGQTLSLVGESGCGKSTAGRSILRLVEPLTGEINVGGKDIMALNQRDLRTARLDMQMIFQDPFASLNPQMPLAEQVAEPIHNFGTLKGKAIDERVEMLFDRVELPRSFMRRFPHELSGGQRQRVAIARALALNPKLIIADEAVSALDVSVQAQVLNLMMELQAELDLSFLFISHDMAVVERVSHYVGVMYLGRIVEIGTRQQVFENPLHAYTQALMKAVPIADPRKRKDEKDLNFKPIPSPIHPAGYDAKPSEYVEVNPGHHLLITDCGY, translated from the coding sequence ATGCTCGATCAGACAAACACGGGGCCTATTGCGCAAATTCAGGGCCTTAGGGTCGAATTTCAGACCAAAGACGGCCCTGTTGTCGGGGTGGAGGATGTCAGTTTCGACATCAATCCGGGCGAAACCGTTTGTGTAGTCGGCGAATCCGGTTCCGGTAAATCGGTTTCATCCCTGTCGCTGATGCGGCTGGTGGAATACGGCGGTGGCGAGATTGCCGGCGGACGCCTTTTGTTTGATCGCGATGGCAAGGACCAGATCGATCTGGCCCAGACAAGCGGCCCCGACATGCGCCGGATCAGGGGCAACGAGATCGGGATGATCTTTCAGGAGCCGATGACGGCGCTGAATCCGGTGTTCACGGTGGGCCGCCAGCTGACCGAGGGTTTGCGCCTGCACAAGGGCATGAGCAAACGGCAGGCAGAGAGCCGCGCGCTTGAGTTGATGAATCAGGTGCGCATCCCCGAACCCGAGCGCCGCCTGAAGCAGTATCCCCATGAATTGTCCGGCGGTATGCGCCAGCGCGTGGTGATCGCGATGGCTTTGGCTTGTGAGCCGAAGCTGCTGATCGCGGATGAACCGACGACGGCGCTGGATGTGACGATTCAGGCTGAAATTCTGGCGCTGATGGACCGGTTGAAGCGTGAAACCGGCACGGCGGTCATGTTCATCACCCACGATATGGCGGTGGTGGCCCAGATGGCCGACCGCGTCGTCGTGATGTTTCGCGGCAATAAGGTCGAAGAGGGCACGGTCGAGGAAATCTTCGAGAACCCGCAGCACGCTTACACCAAAGCCTTGCTGGCCGCGGTGCCCAAGCTGGGCGAGATGACAGGCAAAGCTTTCCCCGAACCGATGAAGCTTTTGGGGTCCGAAGATAAACCGATTGTCCCGATTGAAGGCAGCGAAGAGGTGTTGCTGACGGTCAAGAACCTCACGACCCGCTTTCCGGTCAAGGGCGGGTTCTTTCGCCGAACGGTCGCCAATGTGCACGCGGTGGAGGATTTGTCGTTCACCATCAACAAGGGCCAGACGCTGAGCCTTGTGGGCGAATCAGGCTGTGGCAAATCCACGGCGGGGCGTTCGATATTGCGGCTGGTTGAGCCGCTGACCGGCGAGATCAACGTGGGCGGCAAAGATATAATGGCGCTGAACCAGCGTGACCTGCGCACTGCGCGGCTTGATATGCAGATGATTTTTCAGGATCCGTTCGCATCGCTGAACCCGCAGATGCCCTTGGCCGAACAGGTGGCCGAACCGATCCATAATTTTGGCACGCTCAAAGGCAAGGCCATCGACGAACGTGTGGAGATGCTGTTTGACCGTGTGGAATTGCCCCGCAGCTTCATGCGCCGTTTCCCACATGAATTGTCCGGCGGCCAGCGCCAGCGGGTGGCCATTGCGCGCGCCCTTGCACTGAACCCCAAGCTGATCATCGCGGACGAGGCGGTATCGGCGCTGGATGTGTCGGTGCAGGCGCAGGTGCTAAACCTGATGATGGAATTACAGGCAGAGCTGGACCTGAGCTTTTTGTTCATCAGCCATGACATGGCGGTGGTCGAACGCGTCAGCCATTATGTCGGCGTGATGTATCTGGGCCGCATCGTCGAAATCGGCACACGCCAGCAGGTCTTTGAAAACCCGCTGCATGCCTATACCCAAGCCTTGATGAAAGCGGTGCCAATTGCTGATCCGCGCAAGCGCAAGGACGAGAAGGATCTGAACTTCAAGCCGATCCCGTCGCCGATCCATCCTGCCGGTTATGACGCCAAGCCGTCAGAGTACGTCGAGGTAAACCCCGGCCACCACCTGTTGATCACTGATTGCGGATATTAA
- a CDS encoding peptide ABC transporter substrate-binding protein translates to MKLRTLLMGAIATTAFAPVAFADGHSGERGRDGDVKILYWQAPSILNPFLSGGTKDVEAGSLVVEPLARYTETGEMVPFLVTEVPTVANGGVSEDLKSITWNITPGLKWSDGTPFTSADVKFTAEYCMHPEGGCAQGAKFQGVESVEAIDELTVKVTFENPQPNPYGPFVGGESPIIQAAQFADCLGAKAPECTEANFNPIGTGPFKVVEFRPNDVITMEANENYRVEGKPAFATLTLKGGGDAAAAGRAVLETGEYDYAWNLQLAPDVIAKMEEAGKGKAIAGFGPLVERLEMNLTNPSPDLPPETRATVAEPHPFLSDFKVRKALSMAIDRELLTEVGYGKAGTPTCNLVPAPALYNSDNTECLTQDIDGAKALLDEAGWTDSDGDGVRDKDGVKLAILYQTSTNAVRQDFQALIKDWWSQIGVETELRNLDGSVFFGGDPGSPDTFQKFYADVEMYANTFNGTDPQAYLSAYRCGNEPKPSSQWQGENINRFCDPAYDALLDELAKTGDLDKRGEIGRKLNDMITKDTMTIVPLVNRARVSAHSNSLGGVALNVWDSELWNVADWYRMK, encoded by the coding sequence ATGAAACTTAGAACCCTTTTAATGGGGGCTATCGCAACCACTGCTTTTGCACCGGTTGCTTTTGCCGACGGTCATTCCGGTGAACGCGGCCGCGACGGGGATGTGAAAATCCTGTATTGGCAGGCCCCTTCAATTCTTAACCCGTTCCTGTCAGGCGGCACAAAAGACGTCGAAGCCGGTTCCTTGGTTGTCGAACCACTGGCCCGCTACACAGAAACCGGTGAAATGGTTCCGTTTCTGGTGACCGAGGTTCCCACCGTTGCCAATGGCGGCGTGTCCGAAGACCTCAAGTCGATCACATGGAACATCACACCCGGCCTGAAATGGTCCGATGGTACGCCCTTCACCTCTGCGGACGTGAAATTCACGGCCGAATACTGCATGCACCCCGAAGGCGGTTGCGCACAGGGTGCCAAGTTTCAGGGTGTCGAAAGCGTAGAGGCCATCGACGAGCTGACCGTCAAGGTCACTTTCGAGAACCCGCAGCCAAACCCGTATGGCCCATTTGTCGGTGGCGAAAGCCCGATCATTCAGGCGGCGCAATTCGCGGACTGTCTCGGTGCCAAAGCGCCCGAATGTACAGAAGCCAACTTTAACCCCATCGGCACAGGTCCGTTCAAGGTTGTAGAATTCCGTCCCAATGACGTGATCACGATGGAAGCCAACGAGAACTACCGTGTCGAAGGCAAGCCTGCCTTTGCAACGCTGACCCTCAAGGGCGGTGGCGACGCCGCAGCCGCGGGTCGTGCGGTTCTGGAAACGGGCGAATACGATTACGCCTGGAACCTGCAACTGGCACCCGATGTTATTGCCAAGATGGAAGAAGCCGGCAAAGGCAAAGCCATCGCCGGTTTCGGCCCGCTGGTTGAACGTCTGGAAATGAACCTGACCAACCCGTCACCGGATCTGCCACCAGAAACACGTGCAACCGTTGCGGAACCACATCCGTTCCTGTCCGACTTTAAAGTCCGCAAGGCGCTGTCGATGGCCATCGATCGCGAACTGCTGACCGAAGTGGGCTATGGCAAGGCCGGTACACCAACCTGTAACCTCGTCCCTGCCCCTGCTCTCTATAACTCTGACAACACAGAGTGTCTGACGCAGGACATCGACGGTGCGAAGGCCCTGCTCGACGAAGCGGGCTGGACCGACAGCGATGGCGACGGTGTGCGTGACAAGGACGGCGTAAAGCTGGCGATCCTGTACCAGACATCTACCAACGCTGTGCGTCAGGACTTCCAGGCGTTGATCAAAGACTGGTGGAGCCAGATCGGTGTTGAAACCGAATTGCGCAACCTTGACGGTTCCGTATTCTTTGGTGGTGACCCGGGTTCGCCTGACACGTTCCAGAAGTTCTATGCGGACGTGGAAATGTACGCGAACACCTTCAACGGCACAGACCCGCAGGCGTACCTGTCGGCCTACCGTTGTGGCAACGAACCAAAGCCGTCGTCGCAGTGGCAGGGTGAGAACATCAACCGCTTCTGTGATCCGGCCTATGACGCCCTGCTCGACGAACTGGCAAAGACCGGTGATCTCGACAAGCGCGGCGAAATCGGTCGCAAGCTGAACGACATGATCACCAAAGACACGATGACAATCGTGCCACTGGTGAACCGTGCCCGCGTTTCTGCGCACTCCAACAGCCTTGGCGGTGTTGCGTTGAACGTATGGGACAGCGAACTGTGGAATGTGGCCGATTGGTATCGCATGAAGTAA
- a CDS encoding ABC transporter permease — protein MLTFTFRRLILSIPTLLFISFIIFGLLQLAPGDPMAQVPLTVPPDVKQKMREALGLGAPWYVQYYKWLIQFFWIEPKIFIDYLTNTSFLLGWLPDTAFYQGELRVISWQTRSPVMDIVVQRMPQTLWVVGLSYVVGIVIAIPIGIYSAYKHYSVFDQAGTFITMIGFSIPPFFTGPLLIVIFSVYLGWLPSIYDTTHVVTDWASFKVQIFQMIMPVMVLALQTTAQISRYMRGAMLDNLNQDYVRTARAKGLREGVVVMVHVLRNSMIPVVTIIALGMPAIFGGAIITENVFKVNGIGQLLLTALFANDLPMVMTLTFIFAILIVLFNLIADVLYGLLDPRIRYD, from the coding sequence ATGCTGACCTTCACGTTCCGACGGTTGATCCTTTCGATCCCAACGCTTTTGTTCATCAGTTTTATCATCTTCGGCTTGCTCCAGCTTGCCCCCGGTGATCCGATGGCCCAGGTACCCCTGACGGTGCCGCCCGACGTAAAACAGAAAATGCGCGAAGCCCTTGGCCTTGGTGCCCCGTGGTACGTGCAGTACTATAAATGGCTGATCCAGTTCTTCTGGATCGAACCCAAAATCTTTATCGATTACCTGACCAACACCAGCTTTTTGCTGGGATGGTTGCCCGATACCGCCTTTTACCAAGGCGAGTTGCGCGTGATCTCGTGGCAGACCCGTTCGCCGGTGATGGACATCGTGGTCCAGCGCATGCCGCAGACGCTCTGGGTGGTTGGTTTGTCTTATGTTGTCGGCATCGTCATCGCGATCCCGATCGGCATCTATTCGGCCTACAAGCATTATTCGGTTTTCGATCAGGCCGGTACCTTCATCACTATGATCGGATTTTCGATCCCTCCGTTCTTTACCGGCCCGCTGCTGATCGTGATCTTTTCGGTCTACCTTGGCTGGTTACCTTCGATCTATGACACCACCCATGTAGTCACCGACTGGGCCAGCTTTAAGGTGCAGATCTTCCAGATGATCATGCCGGTGATGGTACTGGCGCTGCAAACCACAGCCCAGATCAGCCGCTACATGCGCGGCGCGATGCTGGACAACCTTAATCAGGATTACGTCCGCACGGCCCGCGCCAAAGGCCTGCGCGAGGGCGTTGTCGTCATGGTCCACGTGCTGCGCAACTCCATGATCCCGGTAGTCACCATCATCGCTCTGGGCATGCCCGCGATCTTTGGCGGGGCGATCATTACCGAAAACGTCTTTAAGGTGAATGGCATCGGCCAGCTGCTGCTGACCGCCCTCTTCGCCAACGATTTGCCAATGGTGATGACGCTGACCTTCATCTTCGCCATCCTCATCGTTCTGTTTAACCTGATTGCAGATGTCCTCTACGGACTGCTCGACCCAAGGATCCGTTATGACTGA
- a CDS encoding ABC transporter permease codes for MTEQAIPASPIEADIETFGALTDKEPQKPPRSQWKDIWDQFRKHKGAVFGGGFLIFITLGVIFGPWLWDLDPKTLDIRNKNWRPVYTLLWDSDAKAGWAHPFGTDQLGRDILSQMIAGGRVSMAVGWLAMALALIIGTAIGVLSGYFKRLDFWLMRFTDLALSLPILPLTLLAVTLFRQPLNSSFGPEGGMFILIVGIIGLTSWMQTARIVRGDILALKEREFILAARSIGTTSGKIIRRHLLPNVISPIMVSATLGLATAIITESALSFLGVGFPSDFPTWGKLLADAVQRMQDYPERVLLPGIAISLTVLSVNYLGDGLRDALDPRIRGR; via the coding sequence ATGACTGAGCAAGCCATCCCCGCCAGCCCGATAGAGGCCGACATCGAAACCTTTGGTGCGCTTACGGACAAAGAGCCGCAAAAGCCGCCGCGCAGTCAGTGGAAAGACATCTGGGACCAGTTTCGCAAACACAAAGGCGCGGTGTTTGGCGGCGGGTTTCTGATCTTCATTACGCTGGGTGTGATCTTTGGCCCGTGGCTTTGGGATCTCGATCCTAAGACGCTGGACATCCGCAACAAGAACTGGCGGCCGGTCTATACCCTGCTCTGGGATAGCGATGCCAAGGCCGGTTGGGCCCATCCGTTCGGCACGGACCAGTTGGGCCGCGATATCCTGTCCCAAATGATTGCGGGCGGCCGTGTATCGATGGCGGTGGGCTGGCTGGCCATGGCGCTGGCGCTGATCATCGGCACAGCAATCGGTGTGCTGTCGGGCTATTTCAAACGGCTGGATTTCTGGCTGATGCGCTTTACCGATCTGGCGCTGTCCTTGCCCATCCTGCCGCTGACGCTGTTGGCTGTGACCCTGTTCCGCCAGCCCCTGAACTCCAGCTTCGGCCCTGAGGGCGGCATGTTCATCCTGATCGTCGGCATCATCGGCCTGACCTCATGGATGCAAACCGCGCGGATTGTGCGGGGCGATATTCTGGCACTCAAGGAACGCGAATTCATCCTCGCGGCCCGCTCCATCGGGACCACGTCAGGCAAGATCATCCGCCGTCACCTGTTGCCCAACGTGATCTCGCCCATCATGGTATCGGCCACCCTTGGCCTTGCCACAGCGATCATTACCGAGAGCGCACTCAGCTTTCTGGGCGTCGGTTTCCCGTCGGATTTCCCCACATGGGGCAAGTTGCTGGCGGATGCGGTCCAGCGGATGCAGGACTATCCCGAACGCGTCCTTTTACCCGGTATCGCAATTTCGCTGACCGTGCTGAGTGTGAACTACCTTGGCGACGGGTTGCGCGACGCGCTGGATCCGCGCATTCGCGGGCGCTGA
- a CDS encoding YeeE/YedE family protein: MFETFEFETLTAPQASVYFALIIGVLFGVLAQITKFCFRRALVGEDRRAAAGVWFTALAVALVGTQAAVAAGWITFDDHRFMISDMPVLAIAIGGLLFGAGMVLTRGCVSRLTVLSGSGNLRAAVVLLVFALVAHMTLKGVLAPLRTSLGAMTVDMGDYITLAALPGGMWLWTAILAVAALAIALRSGNGGGMLILAALIGLLVPAAWVGTGFVLFDDFDPIGMESLSFTSPAADTLFWSIASTSIAPGFGTGLIGGVILGALAASLIFGGFQWQSFENPRQTGRYILGASMMGVGGVLAGGCTLGAGLSGVPTLSVAALFAIAMIAAGAKAAQFVLSQGDASTAAPSATRRPQQAA; encoded by the coding sequence ATGTTTGAAACATTCGAATTCGAGACACTGACCGCGCCGCAGGCCTCTGTCTATTTTGCACTGATCATCGGCGTTCTCTTTGGCGTGCTGGCCCAGATCACCAAATTCTGCTTCCGCCGCGCTCTTGTCGGTGAAGACCGCCGCGCCGCTGCGGGTGTCTGGTTCACCGCACTGGCTGTTGCACTTGTCGGCACACAAGCTGCCGTGGCCGCCGGTTGGATCACGTTTGATGATCACCGTTTCATGATTTCCGACATGCCCGTGCTCGCCATCGCCATCGGCGGGCTGCTGTTCGGTGCCGGCATGGTGCTGACCCGCGGCTGTGTGTCCCGCCTGACCGTGCTGAGCGGATCTGGCAACCTGCGCGCCGCCGTTGTGTTGCTGGTCTTTGCCTTGGTGGCGCATATGACCCTGAAAGGCGTGCTTGCGCCGCTGCGCACTTCCCTTGGCGCTATGACCGTGGATATGGGGGATTACATCACGCTGGCCGCCCTCCCCGGCGGCATGTGGCTCTGGACGGCGATACTGGCGGTCGCAGCGCTCGCTATTGCCCTGCGCTCCGGCAACGGGGGCGGTATGCTGATCCTGGCCGCGCTGATCGGCCTATTGGTACCTGCCGCCTGGGTTGGCACCGGCTTTGTGCTGTTTGACGACTTTGACCCGATTGGCATGGAAAGCCTGTCCTTCACCTCGCCCGCAGCGGACACCTTGTTCTGGAGCATCGCCAGCACGTCGATTGCACCGGGCTTTGGCACCGGCCTGATTGGAGGCGTAATCTTGGGCGCCTTGGCGGCCAGCCTGATCTTTGGCGGCTTTCAGTGGCAGAGCTTTGAAAACCCGCGCCAGACAGGTCGCTACATTCTGGGTGCTTCCATGATGGGCGTCGGCGGTGTTCTGGCCGGTGGCTGTACCCTTGGCGCGGGGTTGTCCGGCGTACCGACCCTGTCGGTTGCCGCGCTTTTCGCCATTGCCATGATCGCTGCGGGCGCAAAAGCGGCGCAGTTTGTCCTTAGCCAAGGTGACGCTTCAACCGCCGCACCATCAGCCACACGGCGCCCACAACAGGCAGCGTAA
- a CDS encoding DUF3422 family protein — translation MAPIKDYPQRYALSGELHARPFPSLKAPSTAVFLAIKQPEDAASRDKAQDVSHLNALLDHYGAPRPDPQATHYYGEMGKYWLKWEQHTEMVTYTVFMDALGARAFDPDEFDVFPDYWLEEAPGGRITSALLRLMPMPEAPEQITALLGDWFVPESLAVASVLEGAAVVASDFRIDPAGHLRIAVFTDQSTGDRRQGRIVQRLFEIETYKAASMLGFSMVRWLAPQLNALDMKLTDLMAQMRGPSARAEDTLHALLDISVELETLAVKTAFRFGATGAYRTIVGQRIAVLREERFMGRQGFAEFMLRRYDPAMRTVQSTEDRLKAMSERAIRAAELLRTRVDVERSAQNQDILASMDRRADLQLRLQKTVEGLSVVAISYYAVSLVGYLMYPLAGALGLSKGTLLALVTLPVVGAVWLMVRRLKRHLG, via the coding sequence ATGGCCCCGATCAAAGACTACCCGCAACGCTATGCTCTCAGCGGTGAGTTGCATGCGCGCCCCTTTCCCTCGCTCAAAGCGCCGTCCACTGCGGTGTTCCTTGCGATCAAACAACCCGAAGACGCGGCAAGCCGTGACAAGGCGCAAGACGTCAGCCACCTCAATGCGCTGCTGGATCACTATGGCGCACCACGGCCTGACCCGCAGGCGACGCACTACTATGGTGAAATGGGGAAATACTGGCTCAAGTGGGAGCAGCACACCGAGATGGTGACCTATACGGTATTCATGGACGCCTTGGGTGCGCGCGCGTTTGATCCTGATGAATTCGATGTCTTTCCAGATTACTGGCTGGAGGAAGCACCGGGCGGGCGCATTACCTCCGCTCTGTTGCGCCTGATGCCAATGCCGGAAGCGCCGGAGCAGATCACCGCCTTGTTAGGCGACTGGTTTGTGCCTGAAAGCCTTGCGGTGGCATCGGTGCTGGAAGGGGCGGCGGTGGTGGCCTCTGATTTTCGCATTGATCCGGCGGGGCATTTGCGGATCGCGGTCTTTACCGATCAATCAACCGGTGACCGGCGGCAGGGCCGCATCGTGCAACGCCTGTTCGAGATCGAAACTTACAAGGCCGCATCCATGTTGGGCTTTTCAATGGTGCGTTGGCTGGCCCCGCAGTTGAACGCGCTGGATATGAAGCTGACCGACCTCATGGCGCAGATGCGTGGCCCTTCCGCGCGGGCAGAGGATACGTTGCATGCGCTGTTGGATATCTCGGTCGAGCTGGAAACGCTGGCGGTGAAAACCGCTTTCCGGTTTGGCGCGACGGGGGCGTATCGCACGATTGTCGGACAAAGGATCGCCGTGCTGCGCGAGGAAAGGTTTATGGGCCGTCAGGGGTTTGCCGAATTCATGCTGCGCCGCTACGACCCTGCGATGCGCACAGTGCAATCGACAGAGGACCGGCTGAAGGCGATGTCGGAACGTGCGATCCGCGCGGCCGAGTTGCTGCGCACGCGGGTCGATGTGGAACGCTCCGCCCAGAATCAGGACATCCTTGCCAGCATGGATCGGCGGGCGGATTTGCAGCTGCGCTTGCAAAAGACCGTCGAGGGGCTTTCGGTGGTGGCGATCAGCTATTACGCGGTCTCGCTCGTGGGATATCTGATGTACCCGCTAGCGGGTGCCCTCGGGCTGTCCAAGGGCACCTTGCTGGCGCTGGTTACGCTGCCTGTTGTGGGCGCCGTGTGGCTGATGGTGCGGCGGTTGAAGCGTCACCTTGGCTAA
- a CDS encoding NAD(P)(+) transhydrogenase (Re/Si-specific) subunit beta: protein MDFGFTTAAYVVAAILFILSLGGLSGQESAKRAVWYGIVGMALAVAATLIGPGSGYWLLSLALIAGGGAIGYQLATRVQMTQMPELVAAMHSLVGLAAVFVGFIAHFEIGRVADYVAGGGDVYALGTFAGLIAKKTAVEINILRVEVFLGIFIGAVTFTGSVIAYGKLAGKVDSAAKKLPGGHVLNAGAAGLSLLCLIWYFNTGGFFPLFVMTLAALFIGYHLITGIGGADMPVVVSMLNSYSGWAAAAIGFSLGNDLLIVVGALVGSSGAILSYIMCKAMNRSFVSVILGGFGGPAGEQMAVEGEQIAIEADGVATALNEADSVIIIPGYGMAVAQAQGAVSELVKKLRAQGKNVRFAIHPVAGRLPGHMNVLLAEAKVPYDIVMEMDEINDDFPDTDVAIVIGSNDIVNPAAQDDPNSPIAGMPVLECWKAKTVFVSKRGQGTGYSGIENPLFFKDNTRMFYGDAKASLDKLLPMID from the coding sequence ATGGATTTCGGTTTTACAACAGCAGCTTATGTGGTTGCAGCAATCTTGTTCATCCTGTCGTTGGGTGGGCTTTCGGGTCAGGAAAGCGCGAAACGCGCGGTCTGGTATGGCATTGTCGGTATGGCACTGGCCGTCGCGGCAACGCTGATCGGGCCGGGGTCGGGATACTGGCTGTTGTCGCTGGCCCTGATCGCGGGCGGCGGTGCCATCGGTTATCAGCTGGCAACACGGGTACAGATGACGCAGATGCCCGAACTTGTGGCGGCGATGCACAGCCTTGTGGGTCTGGCCGCGGTTTTTGTCGGGTTTATCGCGCATTTCGAAATTGGCCGTGTGGCAGACTATGTTGCTGGGGGCGGTGATGTTTACGCGCTTGGCACCTTTGCAGGGCTGATCGCCAAGAAAACAGCCGTAGAGATCAACATCCTGCGGGTTGAAGTCTTTCTTGGCATCTTCATCGGCGCGGTGACCTTTACCGGTTCCGTGATTGCCTATGGCAAATTGGCCGGCAAGGTGGATTCAGCTGCCAAGAAGCTGCCCGGTGGGCATGTCTTGAACGCAGGTGCGGCGGGCCTCTCGCTGCTCTGCCTGATCTGGTATTTCAACACCGGTGGGTTCTTCCCACTGTTCGTGATGACGCTGGCGGCCCTGTTCATCGGGTATCACCTGATCACCGGTATTGGTGGCGCGGACATGCCCGTGGTTGTGTCGATGCTGAACAGCTATTCCGGCTGGGCCGCGGCGGCGATTGGTTTCAGCCTTGGCAACGATTTGTTGATCGTGGTGGGGGCGCTGGTCGGTTCCTCCGGTGCGATCCTGTCCTACATCATGTGTAAGGCGATGAACCGGTCGTTTGTATCTGTGATCCTGGGCGGCTTTGGTGGCCCAGCGGGCGAACAGATGGCTGTCGAGGGTGAGCAGATCGCGATTGAAGCGGACGGTGTTGCCACGGCTTTGAACGAAGCTGACTCAGTGATCATCATTCCGGGCTACGGCATGGCGGTTGCGCAGGCGCAGGGCGCAGTAAGCGAACTGGTCAAGAAGCTGCGGGCACAGGGCAAGAACGTGCGTTTCGCCATTCACCCTGTTGCGGGGCGTTTGCCGGGGCACATGAACGTGCTGCTGGCCGAGGCCAAGGTGCCCTATGACATCGTAATGGAGATGGACGAGATCAACGATGATTTCCCGGACACGGACGTCGCGATTGTCATCGGCTCCAACGACATCGTGAACCCAGCGGCGCAGGATGATCCGAACAGCCCGATTGCCGGCATGCCGGTTTTGGAATGCTGGAAGGCCAAGACTGTTTTCGTATCCAAACGCGGGCAGGGGACAGGCTACTCCGGTATCGAAAACCCGCTGTTCTTTAAGGACAATACGCGGATGTTCTATGGCGATGCGAAGGCGTCTTTGGACAAGCTTTTGCCGATGATCGATTAA